Part of the Streptomyces antimycoticus genome, CGGCAGAAGACCGGAGTGACGCCCGGTGCACCGATATCGGCGAGGGACGCCACGCGTGCGCCGGGCGCCGCGGCGTGTGCCGTCGCCGCGAGCAGGGCGCCGCCGACGGTGTCCAGGACCGCGTCCACGCCATCGGGGGCGAGTTCGCGCACGTGGCCGGCGGCACCGTGGCCATAGGTGACCGGCTCGGCCCCGAGCGTGCGCAGGTAGCCGTGGTCGCGCGGTGAGACGGTGCCGATCACGCGCGCTCCGCGCGATCGGGCGATCTGGACCGCGAGCGAGCCGACGCCACCGGCCGCTCCGAGCACCAGCAGCGTTTCGCCCTGCCGACCGCACCAAGGTCCTGCGCGACGGCACGGCCGATGTCGCTCTGCTGTGCACCGGCAGCGACGATCTCACGGAGCTGCGGACCACCGAGATCATGGAGGAGAATCCCCTCGCGCTGCTGCCGCGCGAACACCCCCTGGCGGGCCGTGCGGCGGTGACCGCCGCCGAGCTCCGCCAGGACCCGGCCTACCAGGAGCAGTGCCCGCCGATGGGGCTGGACGAGATTCTCGACCGGGTGACGGTGGGACGTCTCATCACCGTCGTGGGATCTGCCGTCGGCGAGCGCCTGACGCGTGAGGTGTGCGCGGTCCCCGTGACGGACCTGCCTGCCACGACACTGGCCCTGGGCTGGCTGGAGCACACGGCCCGGCCGGAGATCACCGCCTTCGTCCGGGCCGCGCAGCGCATCGCGGTGGACCATGCGCGGTTCCCCGTCCAGGCAGCCTGACCCATCGCTTCCCGCGGAAGCGGCCGAGCTCGTCGCGTTCCTCGTCTCAGGCCGCCCGCTCCACACGGCGCTTGAAGCAGGATGGCCCGTCGCCCGCCATAGCCACACGCTTCGTTTCGGCCGCGTGGAAGGATCAGCCCATGGGGTCACTACTGGCGTTCGGGGACGAGTTACGGGCCGAGCTGGGATCACCCAGGAGCTCTCGCAGGCTGGGCAGCAGCCCGCGCTCGCGCGTGTGGCGCGTCGAGTTGCCAGGGACATCGGCGGTGGTGAAGCAGATCGTCGACGGCCCCGATGCCGACGAGCGATACGCCCGCGAGGTGGCCGCCCTGCGGCTCGCCGCCCGAGCCGAAACGCCTATCGTGCCCGCGCTCCTTGCCACCGATGCCGGCGAGCGGGTGCTGGTGCTGGAGCATCTGGATCACCAACGCCCGGCCGACGACTGGATCGTCGGCTACGCGGCCGCTCTGGCACGGCTGCATGCCACCGCCCGTCCGGAGGACGCCGGGATACTTCCGCGCTGGCAGGGCCCGAACCGGGCCGATATCGACTCCTTCCTCGGGCTGGCAGTGGCGCTGCAGGTTCCTGTGGCGCCCGGTGTTTCCGATGAACTCGATGACCTCGTGCACCGACTCGACCAGGCGCCCGGCCATGCCCTGCTTCACGGGGATCCCTGTCCCGGGAATGACCTCCACACCGCCACGGGGATCAGATTCATCGACTTCGAGCAGGCGTCACTTGGCAGCGGGCTGATGGAGCTGGCCTATCTGCGGATCGGCTTCCCGACCTGCTGGTGTGTCACTTCGGCCGCCGAGCCGCTGCTGGAACGGGCGGAGCACGCCTACCGCACGGAGTGGCGCGCCGCGACCGGTGCCGAGGCCCGGGACGGCCTGGCCGACGCGTGCGCAGGCTGGCTGCTCCGCGGCGACGCTCTGGTCGAGCGGGCACACCGCGAAGGCGATGACCACCTGGCCCGGATTCCGCAGCGGGACTGGAAGTGGGGCACGGCGACAGCCCGGCAACGGCTCGTCCACCGACTCGGTGTCGTCAGCGAGTTGACCGCCGACCACACCTCTCTCAGCGGCGTCAGCCGCCTCACCAGCGACCTGCGCCACCGCATGCTCACGCGCTGGCCGACACTCCAGCCGGTCCCGACAAAGCGACCGTAGAGCCCGGCCGGCACCCCCGATCGACGGGGCGGGACCGGACCTCCCGGACAGGGCCCGGCGGAGCGCCGAAACCTCGTCTGTCACATGCGTCTCGCAGATCGGCGTTTCGGCCAACCATCAGTACGGCACGGGCGGCGCCGGTACGGCGACCGCGCGCCCGCCCCCTTGCGGCTCAAGGGTTCCAGCACGTCCGGAATCGAGCGCGTTCGATTCCCTCTCCGCGTCGTTATGCCGTGCACTGCCGAGCCATCCAGGCGCGGCACCCACCCCCAGGAGGGATGCAGGTGACGATGACCGACGCATCGACCGCATACGCGAAGACGCCACCCCCTCCGCCCCGGCCACCATCACCTTCGAGGGCCAGCACGGCAAGAACCCGCTGGCCGAGGCCAATTTCAGGGCGATGTGCAGGCGTCTGCCCGCCGTGCTCGGGCACACCGCGCGGATGGCCTGGGCCGTCGACAAACCCGGCGTCGTGCTCCTGCTCGCCTGCCAGCTCCTCACCGGTGCCGCGGCCGCCATCGTCCTCACCTTCACCGCACAGGCCATGACCCACATCCTCGGCACCGGCACCGTGTCCGAACGCCTGCACGCCGCCCTGCCCGCCCTGATCGTCGTGACCGCCGCCGCGGGCCTTGGCCGCATCAGCGGCGCCCTGTCCTCCTACGCCGACGGGCGCATCACCCCCCTGCTGATGACCGAGGCGGACGTCGCGCTCGTCTCCGCCGTATGCCGCGTCGAAGCCTCCGCGTACGGCGAGGACGGATTCGCCGACCGGCACGAGGCCGCCGAGGTCGGCGTCACCCGCACCCGGATGATGGTCCAGGACGCCCAGCGGTTGATGGCCGCGCTGGTCCGCATGATCGCCGCGAGCGGCGTCATCACCGCGCTCCACTGGCTGATGCTCCCGCTGCTCCTGCTCGCCGTGCTCCCGGCCGGCGTCGGCGCCGTGCTGTCCGCGCGCGTCGACTACGAGACCCACTACCTCAACGTCGGCGACCGCAATGTGCGCTCCATGATGCGCTGGTGGGCCACCTACTCGCGCTACGGCGACGAGGTCCGCGCCAACGGGATGACCGGCTACCTCATCTACTGGTACCGCGCCCTGTCCGACCGCATCGACCAGCGCGTCCTCACCGCCGCGCCCCGCATGCTGCGCATCGCCCTGGCGACCAGCGCCCTGGGCGGGTTCTTCCTGTTGTGCACCTGGTCCACCCTCGCGTGGCTGGCCACCACCGGCCGGGTCGCCCTCCCGGTCGCGGCCACCGCGGTGGTCGCCGTCCAGACCACACTGGCCGCCCTCTCGCAGTTCGTGATCCATGGCGCGGCGATGTTCCACACCTCCCTGTACCTCGCCGACATGCGGTCCTTCCTCGACATGGCCGGTGAACGGGCCCCGCAACGCGGCGAGTTGACGATCCCGGAGCGCGTCGACGAGATCAGGCTCGACGAAGTGGTCTACCAGTACCCCGGCAAGGAGGAACCCGCCGTCGACGGCGTCTCGCTCACCCTGCGCCGCGGCGAGATCCTGGCCATCGTGGGGGAGAACGGCTCGGGAAAGTCCACCCTGGCCAAACTCATCACCGGCATCCTGCTCGCCGACAAGGGCCGCGTCCTGTGGGACGGCACCGACCTGGCCCAGGCGGACCCCGACGCGGTGTGGAAGCGCACCGCCCTGGTCCCGCAGAACTTCGCCTGCTGGCCCCTGCGCGCCCGCGAGAACATCACCCTGGGGCAGCCGAAAACCTTCGACGACGAACCGGTGTGGCAGGCCGTCGACGCCGTCGGCATGCGGGAGGCGGTCGAGAAACTTCCCCGGCAGCTCGACACCCTCCTGGCACGTGAACTCTTCGGCGGGGCCGAGTTGTCCGGCGGCCAGTGGCAGCGGCTGGTGTGCGGCCGGGCCCTGTACCGGCGGACACCGCTGCTCATCCTGGACGAACCCACCTCGCAGATGGACCCGCGGGGCGAGCACCAGATCTTCCTGGAGATCAAGCGCATCGCCGCCGAGCGGATGACCATCGTCGTCACGCACCAGCTCGAGAACACCCGCCTGGCCGACCGCATCCTGGTCATGCGCGAGGGACGCGTGATCGAGCAGGGCGGATACGAGGAGCTGGCCGAAGCGGGGGGACTGTTCGCCGAGCTCGTCGCCCTGGCCAAGGACCGATGAGGTGAGGAACCCCCGGCGCGCCGGCGTGTACGGCGCGCCGGGGCCCATCCGAGGCAGGGCTTGCGAGACCCCCGGAAGGACGGCTGGCCTCCTCAGGCGAATCTGGTCGCGTACTCCCTGGTGGTGGGCCTGTGTGCCGCGATCGCGCTGGCCCCGGTGTCGCAGCGCTCGGCGTGGCTCTTTCCGATGCCAGGCAGCCGTAGCGGCTGTCAGCAGCTGGGCAGGTTCGAGAGCCGTTACGGCTTCGCGCCGCCGCCCCTTGGGCTCTCCTCCCCTTGCGCGTGCTTCGGGCAGATCGGGTTGTGGCAGGTGCCCGGCATCCATAGAGGAACGAAGATTCCCATGGTCTTGTGCCGCGTGATCTTCGCGGTCAAGGGGTGGTGGCAGGCGCGGCACACACGCCCGGTCCGCGGTACCGTCGCTCGCTCGGCGCTGCACATAAGTACAGAATAGGATATTTTGCCATTAAATGGGACAAGTTTTGCAAAGAGGAGGACGGCGAAGTCTGGTCAGCTGTCCCGCGATGGGTCGTCCGTCTTCCGGGCCTCCCGCGCTGGGGGGCGGGCACCAGTCGGGTCGTAGGCAACGTCGCTCTCCTCCCGCCCGGCCGGAGCGGCCCCTTCCTGGGCGGTCGGGCGGGGGTGCCGAACGCTCAGTGCGACGGACGCTGCCAGGACCGTGACGATGACCGCCAGGCTGACCGGTGACGGAATCTCCGGGATGCTGTTGCTGACCAGCTTGTGGGACGCCTGAAGGATCAGCTTCACGCCGATGAAGGAGAGGATCAGCGCAAGGCCCTTGCTGAGGTAGTGGAACCGGTCCAGCAGCCCGGCGAGCAGGAAGTACAGGGCGCGCAGGCCGAGGATGGCGAAGGCGTTGCTGGTGTAGACGATGAAGGCGTCGTCGCTGACCGCGAGAACGGCGGGCACGCTGTCCACGGCGAAGACCAGGTCGGCCGCCTCGATCGCGGCGACGACCGCGAGCAGCGGGGTGGCGACGCGTTTGCCGGCCTCTATGACGAAGAACTTCATCCCGGCGTACTCATCCCGAACGGGCATGACCTTGCGCAGCAGCCGCACGGCGATGCTTTTGCCCGGGTCGAAGCTCTCGTCCTCCTCATGGAGGATCTTGTAGGTGCTGTAGAAGAGGATGGCCGCGAAGACGAACAGCACCGCGGTGAACCTGCTGACCACGGCAACTCCGGCGGCCAGGAAGATGCCGCGGAACACCAGCGCGCCCACGACGCCGAAGAACAGGACGCGGTGCTGGTAGGCGCGCGGCACCTTGAAGTAGGCGAAGATCAGCGCGAAGACGAACAGGTTGTCGACTGACAGGCTCTTCTCCAGCAGCCACGCGGTGGTGTACTCCACCCCCGGCGTCATGCCCAGAACCAGGAAGATGACCGCCCCGAAGATCAGGGCGAGACCGACCCACACCCCGCTCCAGGCGGCGGCTTCCTTGAACCCGATGATGTGCGCCTCCCGGTGCGCCAGCAGGTCCACCGTCAGCGACACGATCACGGTGACGGCGAACGCCGCCCACAGCCACATCGGCACATCGAGCACGAAAAGCCCCTTACGCACAGATGGGGGGTGAATCCCGCCTTAGGTGAAAGTCTGACCCAGCAGTTCCGGCTTGTCGCCCGCACCCGCACGATGGTCACTCCCGGACCGGGTCTGTCACGAACGGTGTAGCCGGGGTGGGGGCGAGGGCTGCTGCGAGGCGTCCGTGCCGAACCGCGTCTCGCGGCCGGAGCGCGTGGTCGGTGTGGATCAGGTGCGGGCGAGGTCGAGACTGGAGGCGGGTCCGGCCGAGGCGAGTGGGTTGCCGAGGCCGTGCTTGACGCGGGGCGGGGGCGTCAGGACCGGAACCGGGCTGCCGGGCCGGGCCTGGCGCTGACGTCGGAGGGGGACAGGGAGGTATGCCCCCGCTCGCACTGGACCATCACCCGCACCGGCGCTTCGCACGTGTCGTGCCGGAGATCGAGGACCGGCCCCTCCTCGTTGTCTCCCGTGTACGCTTCGCCCCACTGCTTCAGCGCCACCAGGACGGGCCAGAGGTCCCAGCCCTTGCGGGTCAGGCGGTATTCGTTGCGCGAGCGGCTGCCGGGTTCCTGATACTGGACGGTCTTCAGGATGCCGGCCGCGGTCAGCTTTCTGAGGCGATCGCTGAGGACCGCCTCCGACAGGCCGATGTGGCGGCGGAACTCGTCGAAGCGGCGGATGCCGTTACTTGCGTCGCGCAGGATGAGCAACGTCCACTTCTCCCCGACCAGATCAAGCGTGAGCTGGACCGGGCAGTTCTCCGTGCTCGCCTCAAGCCACTCCATCTCTCCATCGTAAGCCCTGACTTCGCAATTGACAGTCAGGTCTCCACCGGGCTAGCTTCGCCATTCGAAGTCAGATCGGGAGGAGCGGGGCCGTGGGACGAACGCGCACGTACGAGTGGGAGGACCCGGCGCTCACGGCAGCGGCCGTGGGGCAGACTTCCGGTCTGGATTTCCTGCGTGAGTTGCAGGCAGGCCGGCTTCCCGGGGCGCCTGTGGGCGCGACCGTGGGCTTCTTGCTCGACGAGGTGGAGAAGGGCCGTGTGGTGTTCTCGCTGGTGCCGGGGGAGGAGCACTACAACCCCATCGGCAGCGTGCACGGCGGCATCTATGCCACGCTGCTCGACTCGGCCGCCGGCTGCGCCGTCCAGTCGACGCTTCCACCGGCCATGGCCTACACCTCACTTGACCTGACCGTGAAGTTCCTGCGCCGGATCACCGTGGAGACAGGCACGGTCCGCGCGATCGGCACGGTGGTCAGCAGCGGCCGCCAAACCGCTCTTGCCCAGGCCCAGTTGGTCGACGCGACGGACCGTGTACTCGCCCACGCCACCAGCACCTGCATGTTGTTCCCGCTGTCGGCGGCGTGAGCCGCCCCGCACCAGAGCGTTAGCGGCGGCCGGCCGTGGCAACCGCGGACGACGCGGCCGCGGCCACGGCGGCCGGATCCGCAGCGGCATGGCTCACGGCCGGACCACGCACGCGGTGATGTCTGCGGCCATGGGGGTCCGGATGGTGACGACCTCGTTCGCGATCGTCACAGAGCTGTGCACCCTGCCCGGCCAAGGGAACGGCCGGGGGTCGCGGACCTCCTTGACCACGCTCGCTGTCCGCTCAGAGGGACTGGCGCCGGACACCGCATGGTGCCAGCTCGGGTCAGGCCCCCGGGCGGGTGACCAGGCGGCCCGGGCCTTGCCGTGGCGGAGCCGGTCCAGGCCCTCGTTGAGGTCGGCGAAGGGAATCTCTTCCACGATCGGGGTGATCCGGCCCTCCGCGATGAAGCCGAGCACCTGGCGGTATTCGTCCTTGCTGGCGCCGTAGGAGCCGCGGAGTTCCACGCTTTTGCGGATGAGGCTGCCGTTGGAGAACGTCGTGGTCTTCGTGCCGAGGCCGACGACGACCACGCGGCCGAGGCGGCGTACGGCATCGATCGCGTCCGACGTGGTGGAGCCCACGCCCGCGAAGTCGATGATGGCGTCGGGCCGCAGATCCGCCAGCGCGGTGACGTCGGTGAAGCACTCGCGGGCGCCCGCCGCGCGGGCCGCTTCGAAGGTGTCGGGGTTGATGTCCACGCCGTAGACCGTGGCCCCCGCGATCACTCCCGTACGGACTCCATTGAGGCCGAGGCCGCCCAGGCCGACGACAGCGATCACATCGCCCGGTTTGGCCTGAGCTTCGGTGCGGACCGCATGGTAGGCCGTGACGACCGAGTCCGTGGCGACGGCCGCATGGACCGTGGAGACGTTGTCGGGCAGGGGGACAAGAGTGGAGGCATGGGCCACCAGGCGTTCGGCATAGCCGCCGTCGAGGCCGATGCCCGGCGCGTACGACGCCTTGACCTCCGGGTGCGCGATGATCGCGACGGCCACGCGGTCGCCTATCGCATAGCCCTCCACCCCCTCGCCGAGGGCGGCGACAGTGCCCGCGACCTCGTGGCCGAGCGTGAAGGGCGGTCGGACGATGGGCTCGATCATGCCGTCGATCACATGGACGTCGGAGTGGCACAGTCCGGCGGCCTCGACGTCCACCACGACCCAGCCCGGGCCGGCCACCGGGTCCGCCAGTTCGGCACCCTGCAGCGGGGCGCCCTTCGCCACGTACCGGAAGGCCTTCATCGACTACTCCAAAGTTCACTTGAGACGAACCGCCGCCGCAGCCTACCGCTGTGTCAGTTCCCGTTGACCGGCGGGCGGTTGGCTCTGGCCCGGGCGGTGTTCGTCCGCAGCGTCCAGCGTTGCGGCACAGCGCCCTCGTCGTCGCTCAGCAGCAGCGGTCCCGGCTTCCGACCACGACGCGGCACATCCGGCAGCCGGGTCCGGAGGCTGATCATGTGTATGCGGACGCGGTAGACTCGTCAAGGATTTTCGTACCAAAAGTGCCAAGAAACGTGCCCCACGTCTGATTTCAGGTGTTTCAAGGAGTAGATAACCGTGCCGTCGAGGCAGAGTTCCGCACCTCGTTACAGCGTTGGCCAGGAAGTTATTTTTCAAGCGGCGCTGGAATGTTTTTACCGGCACGGATACGATGGCACTTCGGTACGTGATATCGCCAAGGCGTCCGGCACTACACCGGCTGCCATGTATCATTATTACGAATCGAAGCAGGATCTGCTGGTAGATATCATCGGCCGCTTTATGGGGCAGTCGATTGAGGTCACGAGTGCAGCCATCGGAACAGAGAACGGACCTTCTGCGCAACTGTTCGCCGCAGCCCGTTCGCACGTTCTGTGGAACGCATCCGACGTGGTGTCGAGTTTCGTTGTCAACAGCGAGATCCGTAGCCTTGAACCGGTCAATCGACGTCGCGTCATCGCCCAGCGGGACAAGCTGCAGCGCATGTTCGACGCGGTGGTCGAGCACGGCGTGGCCGAGGCCGTCTTTGCCACGCCCTGGCCGAGGGAGGCCAGTCGAGCCGTGGTGACCATGTGTACCGCCGTCGCCAACTGGTACAAGAGCAGCGGAGAGCTGTCGCCCGAAGAGATCGCGGACCGTTACGGCGCCATGGCTTTGTCGCTGGTGGGCGCCCGAGAGATGAATCCGATGTAGCTCGACTTCCTTCCTCCTGTCCAAGGTGCGGAGGCAGGTTATCCCTTACGGTCCGCCGGGTCCATGAGGTGCTCTTCCTGACCCAGGACATTGCAGCGCATGTTGCGCGCAAGAATACGGGATTCAGGACCCCCCCTTTTTTTGGTCCCTCGGTGGGCATGCGGCCGTTGGTGTGCCGCTGACGATATTCGACGGCTGTCCAGTTTTCTCCGCCAGTGCCAAGCCCCGGTCCGACGGGCGCAATGCCCGTGTGCGACGGTGCCACGCTGTGATTGCAGCCGTGCGCGGGGCCTCAATTGCCTTCCATGCGCCCTGGTCCATCTGATGGGCGGATCGGGACGCCCCCACCCGCAACGGGACGTGCTGCCGGTGTGGAGGTCCGCGACGTCCATGCTCCCATTTGATGTCCTGAACGGTCGTTTAGTCAATGGCTTCACCCGGCATTGCCTAAACGATCGTTTAGGTCTACTCTGCGGCGGACGTACAGGGCTACATGCCACGACGCAGCCGGAGGGACTCATGCCGCATCAGTGGACCGCACACTTCATCGCCGGGAGGTGGGAGCACGAACAGGGCGGGCGCCCGATCCAGGTGGAGAACCCCGCCACCGGGCGGGTGATCGGGTCCGTGCCGGAGGGAGACGCCCGGCACGTGGACCGGGCCGTCGAAGCGGCCCGCGATGCTCTCGCGGGATGGTCGAAGTGGACCGTGGAGGACCGTGCCCGGCTGCTCGACCGGCTGGCCGCACTGCTGGAGGAGCGCCAGGAGCAGATGGCGCAGACGGTGACCGCGGAACTCGGTGCACCGATCAAACTGGCGCGCGGATTGCATGCCGCGCTGCCGGTGAATGACGTACGGGAGACTGCTCGCGCTCTGCGCGCGATGGAGTTCGAGACCGGGGTGGCCAACTCTCGTGTCCACTCCGTTCCCGTTGGCGTCGTTGGGGCGATCACGCCCTGGAATTACCCGGTCCACCAGGTCGTCAGCAAGATAGTCCCAGCCATCGCCGCAGGCTGCACGGTTGTGCTCAAGCCCAGTGAACTCGCCCCGCTCAGTGCGTTGCTGCTGGCCCGGACCATGCAGGAGGCCGGTCTTCCGGACGGGGTACTGAACGTCGTCAACGGCAACGGGCCGGCCGTGGGCCAGGCCATCGTGGACCATGTCGGAGTCGACGCGGTGTCGTTCACTGGGTCGGAGGCAACCGGCCGTGCGGTGGCCCAGCAGGCAGCGCGGACCTTGAAGCGCATCACCCTGGAACTCGGCGGGAAGTCCGCCAACGTCATCCTGGACGACGCTGACCTCGTCAAGGCGGTCAAAGTCGGGGTCGCCAACTGCTTCTTGAACTCCGGGCAGAGCTGTAACGCGCTGACCCGACTGCTGGTGCCCTTTGAGATGCTCGCCGAGACCGAGGAGATCGCGGCCGCGGCGGCCGCGCGGTACGTCCCCGGCGACCCGACCGACGAGCGGACCAGGATCGGGCCGCTGGTGAGCGCGCGACAGCGGGCGCAGGTCGTCGCCGCGATCGAGCGTGGCGTGTCCGATGGGGCCAAGCTCATCGCCGGGGGACCCCAGCGGCCGTCCGGGCAGACGCTGGAGACCGGGCACTATGTGTGGCCCACTGTCTTCACCCAAGTGGATCCTGGGTCCTTCCTCGCCCAGGAGGAGATCTTCGGCCCGGTGCTGTCCATCATCGGGTACGCCGACGAGGCCGATGCCATTGCCATCGCCAACAACTCCCGTTTCGGCCTCGGCGGCGCGGTCTGGTCGGCCGACGTCGACCGGGCCCGTACCGCCGCGCGGCAGATACATACCGGACAGGTCGACATCAACGGCGGGGCGTTCAACCCGGCGGCCCCGTTCGGCGGGGTCAAGAACTCCGGCTACGGCCGCGAACTGGGGCGCGCGGGTATCGAGGAGTTCCTCTACCAGCAATCCCTGCAGTTCTAGGCGGACGCAACAACAGATGGGAGCCGCACATGGGACATGAGCCCGAGATCCCGGGCCGGGACCAACAGTGGGTCGACGTGGGCCGGACAGCCGCCAGCGCGATCCGCGCCGTTCGCCCGGCCGGCACTCCGTGGTCGCGTGCGCAACTGCTGGAGACGTTCGTCGGACTTCGATCGACCGGATACCTGGGATCGACGATCGCGAAGAAGGCGGGCGGAGCCGGCCTCGAGCTCGGTCAGTTCGCTTCGCTGACCGAAGGGCTGGCCTCTTCGGCGCCCTTCCTGTCGAACCACAGCGTCCAGCGCTTCATCGCCAGGTCCGGCAGCCCTGAGGCAAAGCAACAGGTGCTGCCCGGCCTGCTCGGCGGAACCAGCATCGGAGCCGTGGCCGTGACCGAGCCGCAGGGCGGCAGCAGCCTCAAGAACCTGCGCACCAGAATCCTCCCGGGCCGCAAGACATTGATCCTGACCGGACGCAAGGGCTGGGTGACCCACGCGATGACGGCCGACATCGCCGCCGTTCTGGCCGCTGACGAACAGGGGAACCGGGTACGGGTGCTCGTCGACCTGGCTGCCCCCGGCGTGGTGCGGGAACCGCTGCGCGCCCGCGGACTGCGTCATCTCACCTTCGGAACACTGCTGTTCAACGAGGTGGAGATCGAGACGTGGCGGATCCTCGATGAGGACGGGGCGGCCGGGGCAAAGGCCGGCTTCGGTGTGGCGCGCGTGCTGGTCGCCGTGCAGGCTGTGGCCCTCGCGTTCCAGGCGCTCGACCAGACCGCGCAGTACCTGGCGACGCGCACCGCGCGCGGCGTCCGGGTCATCGACCTGGACATCACCACCCAGCGGCTCGGCGCTCTTGTCGCCGAATTGCAGGGCGCTCGCCTGCTGGCCTACCACGCGGTCGAGGCCGTCGAAGCGGGCCATGAGTCGGCGGCGGCACTGGCCAGCGGCGCCAAGGCGCACGCCTGCGCTGTCGCCGTTCGCGCCTGTACCGACTTGGTGGCCATGTGTGCCGGACACGGTCTGGACCTCGGGACCGGTATAGCGGACTACCGCGACGACGCGGAGATGCTCGCAACCGCCGACGGGACCGGACTGGTCAACAGCATTCTCTGGGGCGCCTACGTCAAGAGCCACCTCGCCGGATGTTGCTAGGGGCCATCGCGGGCCACGCCCCGCACCTTCAGAGTCGGCAGAAAGCCGGAGCCGTCAGCCCAAGGAGAAACAGTGTCGTCTTTCCAGATAGTTGTTCTGATGGTGGTGGTCTACATCATCGTGATAGCAGCGGTGAGCGTCATCGCTCGTAAAGCGGGCAGGACGGCAGAGGGGTTCGTCCGCGGCGGCCGGGTCTTCCCGGCGGCCGTGATCGGACTCTTCATGGCTTCCGAGGTCGTGGGGACCTCGGCCAGCGTCGGGACCGCTCAAGCCGCGTTCACCTCCGGTATCTCCGCCGCCTGGAACCTCGGCGCTCTGGGAATCGGATTCGTCATCTTCGCCCTGCTCTTCGCGAAGCGGTTCAAGCGGCTCGACGAGGTGACGATCTCGGGCGCGCTGGAACGGGCGTACGGGCCCGGAGTACGGCGCGTCGCGTCCCTGACCATGATCGCCTCGCTGCTGCTGGTGGCCACCGCGGCCTACGTCAGCGGCGGCGCGATGATCGCCACCCTGCTCGGGATCGAGGCGGACTGGGCCGTCGTGATCGTCGGCGTCCTGGCGAGCGTCTACGTGGTGATTGGCGGCATGCGGTCGGTCATCTACACCAACCTGATCAATATCGCCGTCAAGATCATCGGGATTGTCGTCGTGGCAATCGCCGCCTATGCCGCCGCGGACGGCTACCACGGAATGAGGGTCGCTCTGCCGCCGCGGATGCTCGACTGGGACGGAGTCGGCTGGAGCCAGATCGGTGCCTGGCTGGTCGCCGGAGGCGGCGCGATGTTCGCCACCCAGTATGTCGTCCAGGCCATGACCACCGTCAGCAGCGAGGCCAAAGCCAGGACCGCGGGGCTGTACACCAGCCTCATCCTGATCCCCTACGGCATCCTCGCAGCACTCATCGGTGTCTGCGCGGCAGTCGTGCACCCCGAGATTGACAGCCTGCAGGCACTGCCATCGATGGTCGTCGACCTCAATCCGTTCCTGCAGGGCATCGCGGTGACTGGCCTGATCGCCTCGGTG contains:
- a CDS encoding aldehyde dehydrogenase family protein, with the protein product MPHQWTAHFIAGRWEHEQGGRPIQVENPATGRVIGSVPEGDARHVDRAVEAARDALAGWSKWTVEDRARLLDRLAALLEERQEQMAQTVTAELGAPIKLARGLHAALPVNDVRETARALRAMEFETGVANSRVHSVPVGVVGAITPWNYPVHQVVSKIVPAIAAGCTVVLKPSELAPLSALLLARTMQEAGLPDGVLNVVNGNGPAVGQAIVDHVGVDAVSFTGSEATGRAVAQQAARTLKRITLELGGKSANVILDDADLVKAVKVGVANCFLNSGQSCNALTRLLVPFEMLAETEEIAAAAAARYVPGDPTDERTRIGPLVSARQRAQVVAAIERGVSDGAKLIAGGPQRPSGQTLETGHYVWPTVFTQVDPGSFLAQEEIFGPVLSIIGYADEADAIAIANNSRFGLGGAVWSADVDRARTAARQIHTGQVDINGGAFNPAAPFGGVKNSGYGRELGRAGIEEFLYQQSLQF
- a CDS encoding acyl-CoA dehydrogenase family protein, producing the protein MGRTAASAIRAVRPAGTPWSRAQLLETFVGLRSTGYLGSTIAKKAGGAGLELGQFASLTEGLASSAPFLSNHSVQRFIARSGSPEAKQQVLPGLLGGTSIGAVAVTEPQGGSSLKNLRTRILPGRKTLILTGRKGWVTHAMTADIAAVLAADEQGNRVRVLVDLAAPGVVREPLRARGLRHLTFGTLLFNEVEIETWRILDEDGAAGAKAGFGVARVLVAVQAVALAFQALDQTAQYLATRTARGVRVIDLDITTQRLGALVAELQGARLLAYHAVEAVEAGHESAAALASGAKAHACAVAVRACTDLVAMCAGHGLDLGTGIADYRDDAEMLATADGTGLVNSILWGAYVKSHLAGCC
- a CDS encoding sodium:solute symporter family protein, with the translated sequence MVVVYIIVIAAVSVIARKAGRTAEGFVRGGRVFPAAVIGLFMASEVVGTSASVGTAQAAFTSGISAAWNLGALGIGFVIFALLFAKRFKRLDEVTISGALERAYGPGVRRVASLTMIASLLLVATAAYVSGGAMIATLLGIEADWAVVIVGVLASVYVVIGGMRSVIYTNLINIAVKIIGIVVVAIAAYAAADGYHGMRVALPPRMLDWDGVGWSQIGAWLVAGGGAMFATQYVVQAMTTVSSEAKARTAGLYTSLILIPYGILAALIGVCAAVVHPEIDSLQALPSMVVDLNPFLQGIAVTGLIASVFGLISALTIGSSTLLLKDFHQPYFNKENDEAKAVRFARLSTLVCGLIPVVVALFASDVLGVTFLAKALRASLAVFVVLMFYRPSFGSRQGALASICLSLPAVVGWYIAGDPFGIDNAYIAILTPLVIMTIAQLSGRGAKARTPIGTARKDIPTATGPSAAPTDHHMSTGAR